The Frondihabitans australicus genome includes a region encoding these proteins:
- a CDS encoding MMPL family transporter, which yields MPTVLAAIGRFSARHRLLIIGAWLAVFAVFIVISASGADLNGGSTSMPATSSSTALKTVQEKFPSTGGSSSSSGSSSVSNTLQLVIEARGSAKATDPATKAEIESILTKAESLPHVKSASDPYSTTSPYVSKDGTTVVSTLTFEGLTTANAQTVSDRVDSFATAHDQSVRIEVGDELVAPAYSTFGAGEIIGILVAFLVLFITFGSLIAAGANMLVAIVGVGIGTVGVVAWSAFHSLDSTAITLPGMLGLAVGIDYSLFILTRFRAELRAGRKVEDAVARATGTAGTAVVFAGLTVIIALVGLVITRIGSIQDMGFAGAFAVAMAVLISLTLLPVLMKSLGIKALSRKDRKKLLDGRLVETVRTKRTFIGGWGRNVAYRPLPMLLGAVVVLAVIAVPFFSMKTVANIPGGSDPSSTERAAYDLIVDKFGGVQSPLIVLAQGDDMQDHAKAVDAKLTGLDDVESVVPAQIDASGDAALITVIPDGSPIDTSTTDLVRAIRADASSISGVTLSVTGETAIGVDTTALMNQALIEYVAVIVILSFLLMIVMFRSLLVPLFATAGYLLSLGAAFGGLTAVFQWGWLGGIIQAPQGDPLTSLLPIILVGVLFGLAMDYQVFMVSRIREEYVSGLPPKEAIVAGFRKSGPVIIAAALIMGFVFGGFASSTMTFAAETAFGLLVGVLADAFLVRMIIMPALLSLVGRAAWWLPAWLDRLLPSLDTEGHALDAPHDAVENAVLIDA from the coding sequence ATGCCCACAGTTCTCGCCGCGATCGGGCGCTTCAGCGCCCGGCACCGGCTCCTCATCATCGGCGCCTGGCTCGCCGTCTTCGCAGTCTTCATCGTGATCTCGGCCTCCGGCGCCGACCTGAACGGCGGATCGACGAGCATGCCCGCCACGAGTTCGTCGACCGCCCTGAAGACGGTGCAGGAGAAGTTCCCCTCGACCGGCGGCTCGTCGAGCTCGTCGGGCTCGTCTTCGGTCTCGAACACCCTGCAGCTCGTCATCGAGGCGCGCGGATCCGCGAAGGCGACCGACCCCGCCACCAAGGCCGAGATCGAGTCGATCCTCACGAAGGCCGAGAGCCTGCCGCACGTGAAGTCGGCCAGCGACCCCTACAGCACGACCAGCCCCTACGTCTCGAAAGACGGCACGACCGTCGTCTCGACGCTGACGTTCGAAGGGCTCACGACGGCGAACGCGCAGACGGTCTCCGATCGTGTCGACAGCTTCGCCACGGCGCACGACCAGAGCGTGCGCATCGAGGTCGGCGACGAGCTCGTCGCGCCGGCATACTCGACGTTCGGCGCCGGCGAGATCATCGGGATCCTGGTGGCCTTCCTGGTGCTGTTCATCACCTTCGGCTCGCTGATCGCCGCCGGCGCCAACATGCTCGTCGCGATCGTCGGCGTGGGAATCGGCACGGTGGGCGTCGTCGCCTGGTCGGCGTTCCATTCGCTCGACTCGACGGCGATCACGCTGCCGGGCATGCTCGGGCTGGCGGTCGGCATCGACTACTCGCTGTTCATCCTGACCCGGTTCCGCGCGGAGCTCCGAGCGGGCCGAAAGGTCGAAGACGCGGTCGCCCGTGCTACCGGAACCGCCGGCACGGCGGTGGTCTTCGCGGGCCTCACCGTGATCATCGCCCTGGTCGGCCTCGTCATCACCCGCATCGGGAGCATCCAGGACATGGGATTCGCGGGCGCCTTCGCCGTGGCCATGGCCGTGCTCATCTCGCTGACGCTGCTGCCCGTGCTCATGAAGTCGCTCGGTATCAAGGCCCTCTCGCGGAAAGACCGGAAGAAGCTGCTCGACGGCCGGCTCGTCGAGACGGTGCGCACGAAGCGGACGTTCATCGGCGGTTGGGGCCGCAACGTCGCCTACCGGCCGCTGCCCATGCTCCTGGGGGCCGTCGTGGTCCTGGCCGTGATCGCGGTGCCGTTCTTCAGCATGAAGACCGTCGCGAACATCCCCGGCGGCAGCGACCCGTCGTCGACCGAGCGCGCCGCCTACGACCTGATCGTCGACAAGTTCGGGGGCGTCCAGTCGCCGTTGATCGTGCTCGCCCAGGGCGACGACATGCAGGATCACGCGAAGGCCGTCGATGCGAAGCTCACAGGGCTCGACGACGTCGAGTCGGTGGTCCCGGCCCAGATCGACGCGTCGGGAGACGCGGCGCTGATCACGGTGATCCCGGACGGCTCGCCCATCGACACCAGCACGACCGACCTCGTGAGAGCCATCCGCGCCGACGCGTCGAGCATCTCGGGAGTGACGCTGTCGGTGACGGGTGAGACGGCGATCGGCGTCGACACCACAGCCCTGATGAATCAGGCGCTGATCGAATACGTCGCGGTGATCGTGATCCTGTCGTTCCTGCTCATGATCGTGATGTTCCGGTCACTGCTCGTGCCGCTGTTCGCCACGGCCGGCTACCTGCTCTCGCTCGGCGCGGCGTTCGGCGGGCTCACCGCGGTGTTCCAGTGGGGCTGGCTCGGCGGCATCATCCAGGCACCGCAGGGCGACCCGCTCACGAGCCTCCTGCCGATCATCCTCGTCGGAGTGCTCTTCGGCCTCGCGATGGACTACCAGGTGTTCATGGTGTCGCGGATCCGCGAGGAGTACGTGTCCGGGCTGCCGCCGAAGGAGGCGATCGTCGCGGGCTTCCGCAAGTCGGGGCCGGTCATCATCGCCGCGGCGCTGATCATGGGCTTCGTCTTCGGAGGCTTCGCGTCGAGCACGATGACCTTCGCCGCCGAGACCGCCTTCGGCCTGCTGGTCGGGGTGCTCGCCGACGCCTTCCTGGTGCGGATGATCATCATGCCTGCTCTGCTCTCGCTGGTCGGCCGGGCAGCGTGGTGGCTGCCGGCCTGGCTCGACCGTCTGCTGCCGAGCCTCGACACCGAGGGGCACGCGCTCGACGCTCCCCACGACGCTGTCGAGAACGCCGTCCTGATCGACGCGTAG
- a CDS encoding helix-turn-helix domain-containing protein: MDDSGNPLGAFLRARRGLVEPSDHGIRDGGRRRVPGLRREELAFLAGVSAPYYARLEQGRDRSPSPGVLDAIAAVLGLDAEAVTHLHRLAAPAKAVRVDAAAIRRDGRSPVEASARPRSTRTAAVSPLVRRMIDDLHGHAALVVGRYRDVLAANEVATALNPAFSAGRNLVRDTFLDPAARSLYTDWRAVAVGAVAGLRASAGQRPDDPALQELVGELSVHSQDFRTFWARHDVHAKTRGSKRFQHPAVGGLDLDYQTFDVNGADGQVLHVFSAEPGTSSADGLALLALTTVRHAG; encoded by the coding sequence GTGGACGACTCCGGCAACCCTCTCGGCGCTTTCCTCCGCGCCCGGCGCGGACTCGTCGAGCCGTCGGACCACGGCATCCGAGACGGCGGTCGGCGGCGGGTGCCGGGCCTGCGGCGCGAGGAGCTCGCGTTCCTGGCCGGGGTGAGCGCGCCCTACTACGCGCGGCTCGAACAGGGGCGCGACCGTTCGCCGTCGCCCGGGGTGCTCGACGCGATCGCCGCCGTGCTCGGGCTCGACGCCGAGGCCGTCACGCACCTGCATCGACTCGCGGCACCCGCGAAGGCGGTCCGCGTCGACGCCGCGGCCATCCGCCGTGACGGACGATCGCCCGTCGAGGCGTCCGCGCGCCCGCGATCGACGCGGACGGCTGCCGTGTCGCCCCTCGTGCGCCGCATGATCGACGACCTGCACGGGCACGCGGCTCTCGTCGTCGGCCGCTACCGGGACGTGCTCGCCGCGAACGAGGTCGCGACCGCGCTCAATCCCGCCTTCAGCGCCGGACGCAACCTCGTGCGCGACACATTCCTCGACCCTGCGGCTCGAAGTCTCTACACCGACTGGCGGGCCGTCGCCGTGGGGGCGGTCGCGGGCCTGCGCGCCTCGGCCGGCCAGCGGCCCGACGATCCTGCCCTGCAGGAGCTCGTGGGCGAGCTCAGCGTGCACAGCCAGGATTTCCGCACGTTCTGGGCGCGTCACGACGTGCACGCGAAGACCCGGGGGAGCAAGCGCTTCCAGCATCCTGCGGTGGGAGGCCTCGACCTCGATTACCAGACGTTCGACGTGAACGGCGCCGACGGGCAGGTGCTCCACGTCTTCTCGGCGGAGCCCGGGACCTCGTCGGCCGACGGTCTCGCGCTGCTCGCGCTGACCACCGTGCGGCACGCCGGCTAG